One window from the genome of Oryza glaberrima chromosome 3, OglaRS2, whole genome shotgun sequence encodes:
- the LOC127767949 gene encoding eudesmanediol synthase-like: protein MAAIKAETANQQLEMNAVVNGGAGFDPSMWRDFFVTYAPPLSQVVEERMRARAERLAGEVRRRMFAAGRGNGDGEGRVTMSVAEAATLVDTLERLGLDGHFRHEIGVLLGRLRREEADFAGSDDDLHTAALRFRLLRQHGVWVSADVFDKFRDGSGSFSSSLRDDPKGLLSLYNAAHMAAPREIALDDIIAFARCHLKALSMDGELKSPLAEQVSRALDIPLPRFPRRLETMSYLVEYEQEDEHDDMLLELARLEFELARCLHLEELKALSLWWRELYESVKLSYARDRLVESYFWTCGVFHEEEYSRARIMFAKVFGLLSLMDDTYDVHATLEECYKLNEAIQRWDEGAISILPEYLRMFYIKLLSNFDELEASLEPHEKFLVSYAKNAFKLSSEYYLREAKWSNTKYMPSFAEHLEVSVMSSGFPMLAPVVLMGVHDDAAVATAAAFEWATAAGVPDVVIAASGEVARFLNDIASHRVGKNEKDVPSSVESYMAEHGVGEEAALAAVAAMAEHGWRTINRALMEMDPGLLPAARLIVNLTRTLEVIYLGGRDGYTFGGDIKGLVVSLFLDPVAIIRI from the exons ATGGCCGCGATCAAGGCTGAAACAGCGAACCAGCAGCTGGAGATGAACGCTGTCGTCAATGGCGGCGCCGGCTTTGACCCCTCCATGTGGAGGGACTTCTTCGTCACCTACGCCCCTCCCCTCTCGCAG GTTGTGGAGGAGCGGATGAgggcgcgggcggagcggctCGCCGGGGAGGTGCGCCGCAGGATGTTCGCCGCCGGCAgaggcaacggcgacggcgagggccgaGTTACGATGAGCGTGGCCGAAGCGGCGACGCTGGTGGACACGCTCGAACGCCTCGGACTAGATGGGCACTTCCGGCACGAGATTGGTGTGCTGCTGGGGCGTCTCCGCCGCGAGGAGGCGGATTTTGcaggcagcgacgacgacctGCATACTGCTGCCCTTCGGTTTCGTCTGCTTAGGCAGCATGGGGTTTGGGTATCTGCAG ATGTGTTCGACAAGTTCAGAGATGGCTCGGGTAGTTTCAGCTCGAGCCTACGTGATGACCCGAAGGGCTTGCTGAGCCTGTACAACGCAGCTCACATGGCAGCACCTAGAGAGATCGCCCTAGACGACATCATTGCCTTCGCAAGGTGCCACCTCAAGGCCTTGTCCATGGACGGCGAGCTGAAGTCGCCATTGGCGGAGCAGGTCTCCCGTGCCCTGGACATCCCGCTCCCACGGTTCCCAAGGCGGCTCGAGACCATGAGCTACCTCGTCGAGTATGAGCAAGAGGACGAACACGACGACATGCTGCTGGAGCTCGCGAGGCTAGAATTCGAGCTCGCGAGGTGTCTTCACCTTGAGGAGCTCAAGGCTCTCTCCTT GTGGTGGAGAGAGCTTTACGAGAGCGTGAAGCTGAGCTATGCTCGAGATCGCCTAGTGGAGTCCTACTTCTGGACATGCGGCGTGTTCCATGAGGAGGAATACTCTCGTGCCCGGATCATGTTTGCCAAGGTATTTGGATTGCTGTCCCTGATGGATGATACCTATGACGTCCATGCTACCTTGGAGGAGTGCTATAAGCTCAATGAAGCTATACAGAG ATGGGACGAGGGCGCGATTTCTATTCTGCCAGAATATTTGCGCATGTTTTACATCAAGCTGCTGAGCAACTTTGACGAGTTGGAGGCTAGCTTAGAACCACACGAGAAGTTCCTCGTGTCCTACGCCAAAAATGCG TTTAAGCTGTCATCTGAATACTACCTCCGTGAGGCCAAATGGTCGAACACCAAGTACATGCCGAGCTTCGCCGAGCACCTGGAGGTGTCCGTCATGTCGTCGGGCTTCCCGATGCTGGCGCCGGTGGTGCTGATGGGCGtgcacgacgacgccgccgtggcgaccgcggcggcgttcgagtgggccaccgccgccggcgtccccgACGTGGTCATCGCCGCcagcggcgaggtggcgcgCTTCCTCAACGACATCGCGTCCCACCGCGTGGGGAAGAACGAGAAGGACGTGCCGAGCTCGGTGGAGAGCTACATGGCGGagcacggcgtcggcgaggaggccgccctcgcggcggtggcggcgatggcggagcaCGGGTGGAGGACGATCAACCGGGCGTTGATGGAGATGGACCCCgggctgctgccggcggcgcggctcatCGTGAACCTGACGAGGACGCTGGAGGTGATCTACCTTGGTGGCAGGGACGGTTACACCTTCGGCGGCGACATCAAGGGCCTCGTCGTCAGCCTCTTCCTTGATCCGGTCGCCATTATACGTATTTGA